A single region of the Myripristis murdjan chromosome 3, fMyrMur1.1, whole genome shotgun sequence genome encodes:
- the nsmce1 gene encoding non-structural maintenance of chromosomes element 1 homolog isoform X1, giving the protein MTTPTLAGYIGPSRAMSRPMGDSHRRFLQAMMAKGIINEQEARALHRHCCDAHNAHCAPDRLDEFIDVISSHLQPMFMQIRKGMSEEDGLPYYALVNMAETDVTRMSSDYADNELELFRKTMDLILGSETGSVSSTDILNSADSLQTKKLKKSETEHLLSRLVMDKWLNEKRGEYTLSTRCIIEMEPYIRTMYQDQVKLCHICHNIVFQCQICENPTCGIKIHNPCVARYFKGRAEPRCPACDDFWPHEIPEVRRLQSQSRR; this is encoded by the exons ATGACGACTCCAACACTGGCTGGATATATCG gcccATCCCGAGCTATGTCACGACCGATGGGAGACAGCCATCGACGGTTCCTACAAGCCATGATGGCTAAAGGCATCATTAATGAACAGGAAGCAAGGGCTCTCCATCGGCATTGCTGTGATGCACACAATG CACACTGTGCCCCTGACAGACTGGATGAGTTCATTGATGTCATCAGCTCACACTTACAGCCCATGTTCATGCAGATTAGAAAAGGGATGTCTGAAGAAGATGGTCTCCCGTACTATGCCTTG GTGAACATGGCTGAGACTGATGTCACCAGAATGTCGTCAGATTATGCTGACAATGAACTGGAGCTGTTCAGGAAAACG ATGGACCTGATTTTGGGCTCTGAGACCGGATCAGTCTCTTCCACCGACATCCTTAACAGCGCCGACAGCCTGCAGACCAAGAAGCTGAAGAAGAGTGAGACGGAGCACCTCCTGAGCCGACTGGTGATGGATAAATGGCTCAATGAG AAACGGGGTGAGTACACCCTGTCCACTAGATGCATCATAGAGATGGAGCCATACATCCGCACAATGTACCAAGACCAGGTGAAACTGTGCCACATCTGCCATAACATTGTGTTCCAG tgccagatctgtgagaatCCTACATGTGGCATAAAGATACACAACCCATGTGTGGCCAGATACTTCAAAGGAAGAGCAGAGCCGAGGTGTCCTGCCTGTGATGACTTCTGGCCACATGAAATCCCTg
- the nsmce1 gene encoding non-structural maintenance of chromosomes element 1 homolog isoform X2 yields the protein MSRPMGDSHRRFLQAMMAKGIINEQEARALHRHCCDAHNAHCAPDRLDEFIDVISSHLQPMFMQIRKGMSEEDGLPYYALVNMAETDVTRMSSDYADNELELFRKTMDLILGSETGSVSSTDILNSADSLQTKKLKKSETEHLLSRLVMDKWLNEKRGEYTLSTRCIIEMEPYIRTMYQDQVKLCHICHNIVFQCQICENPTCGIKIHNPCVARYFKGRAEPRCPACDDFWPHEIPEVRRLQSQSRR from the exons ATGTCACGACCGATGGGAGACAGCCATCGACGGTTCCTACAAGCCATGATGGCTAAAGGCATCATTAATGAACAGGAAGCAAGGGCTCTCCATCGGCATTGCTGTGATGCACACAATG CACACTGTGCCCCTGACAGACTGGATGAGTTCATTGATGTCATCAGCTCACACTTACAGCCCATGTTCATGCAGATTAGAAAAGGGATGTCTGAAGAAGATGGTCTCCCGTACTATGCCTTG GTGAACATGGCTGAGACTGATGTCACCAGAATGTCGTCAGATTATGCTGACAATGAACTGGAGCTGTTCAGGAAAACG ATGGACCTGATTTTGGGCTCTGAGACCGGATCAGTCTCTTCCACCGACATCCTTAACAGCGCCGACAGCCTGCAGACCAAGAAGCTGAAGAAGAGTGAGACGGAGCACCTCCTGAGCCGACTGGTGATGGATAAATGGCTCAATGAG AAACGGGGTGAGTACACCCTGTCCACTAGATGCATCATAGAGATGGAGCCATACATCCGCACAATGTACCAAGACCAGGTGAAACTGTGCCACATCTGCCATAACATTGTGTTCCAG tgccagatctgtgagaatCCTACATGTGGCATAAAGATACACAACCCATGTGTGGCCAGATACTTCAAAGGAAGAGCAGAGCCGAGGTGTCCTGCCTGTGATGACTTCTGGCCACATGAAATCCCTg